Proteins encoded in a region of the Ruegeria sp. AD91A genome:
- the mraY gene encoding phospho-N-acetylmuramoyl-pentapeptide-transferase: MLYWLTALSDGGDFWNLFRYITFRAGGAFMTALIFGFIFGKPLINVLRKKQGKGQPIRDDGPEGHFSKAGTPTMGGLLIVGALVTSTLVWARLDNPYVWMVLFVTLSYAAIGFADDYAKVSKQNTQGVSGRMRLALGVIIAVLASLWATLHHPEALQNQLAVPVLKDTLLNLGIFYIPFSIVVIVGAANAVNLTDGLDGLAIMPAMIAASTLGVIAYAVGRVDFTEYLDVHYVPGTGEIFIFTSALFGAGLGFLWYNAPPAAVFMGDTGSLALGGALGAIAVATKHELVLAVVGGLFVVEALSVIIQVLYFKRTGKRVFLMAPIHHHYEKKGWAEPTIVIRFWIISLILAMIGLATLKVR, translated from the coding sequence ATGCTGTACTGGTTGACCGCTCTGTCGGACGGAGGGGATTTCTGGAACCTCTTCCGGTATATCACCTTCCGCGCAGGCGGTGCCTTCATGACCGCGCTGATCTTTGGGTTCATCTTCGGAAAACCCCTGATCAACGTGCTGCGCAAGAAACAGGGCAAGGGCCAGCCAATCCGTGACGACGGCCCCGAAGGGCATTTTTCCAAGGCAGGCACACCGACGATGGGCGGGTTGCTGATTGTCGGCGCTCTGGTCACGTCAACCCTTGTCTGGGCGCGGTTGGACAACCCTTATGTCTGGATGGTTCTTTTTGTGACCTTGTCATATGCGGCAATCGGTTTCGCGGATGACTACGCCAAGGTTTCAAAACAGAACACCCAAGGGGTTTCGGGACGGATGCGTCTGGCTTTGGGCGTGATCATCGCCGTGCTGGCTTCGCTTTGGGCCACGTTGCACCATCCCGAAGCCTTGCAGAACCAGCTTGCGGTTCCAGTGCTCAAGGATACGCTGCTCAATCTGGGAATTTTTTACATCCCGTTTTCGATTGTCGTGATCGTGGGGGCTGCCAACGCGGTGAACCTGACCGATGGTCTGGACGGGCTGGCCATCATGCCGGCGATGATTGCGGCCTCGACTCTGGGCGTGATCGCCTATGCGGTGGGTCGGGTCGACTTTACCGAATATCTCGATGTGCATTACGTCCCGGGCACCGGTGAGATCTTCATCTTCACCTCTGCACTATTCGGCGCGGGGCTTGGGTTCCTGTGGTACAACGCCCCCCCGGCGGCTGTGTTCATGGGCGACACCGGGTCGCTGGCCCTGGGCGGCGCATTGGGCGCCATTGCCGTGGCCACCAAGCACGAGCTGGTTCTGGCCGTGGTCGGTGGTCTGTTCGTGGTCGAAGCGCTGAGCGTGATCATTCAAGTCCTCTACTTCAAACGCACTGGCAAACGGGTCTTCCTGATGGCCCCGATCCATCACCACTACGAGAAAAAAGGCTGGGCCGAGCCGACCATCGTCATCCGCTTCTGGATCATCTCGCTGATCCTGGCGATGATCGGTCTGGCGACGCTGAAGGTGCGGTGA
- the murD gene encoding UDP-N-acetylmuramoyl-L-alanine--D-glutamate ligase gives MIPVKGFSGQKVAVLGLGRSGLATARALRAGGAEPVCWDDNPATRETAEEEGFTCTDLRKHGAFDDIASLIVSPGIPHLYPEPNPVVAAALEAGVPVDNDIGLFFRSFAGPEWHNYDTPPRVIAVTGSNGKSTTAALIHHILTEAGREGQLAGNIGRGVLDIDPGGDGSVVVLELSSYQTELARALTPDVAVFTNLSPDHLDRHGGMGGYFAAKRRLFAEGGPDRAIISVDETEGAFLAGQLAEGPADDRVIRVSVARKLTGPGWQVFARKGFLSEYRKGRQAGSIDLRAIKGLPGAHNHQNACAAYAACRSLGLAPRVIEDALHSYPGLPHRSQIIAEADGVTYVNDSKATNVDSALKALMAFKKIRWICGGLEKEGGISALNTATGEVIKAYVIGREAAGFAMQLETDTQVCTTMSEAVEQAMADARPGETVLLAPAAASFDQYDNFEQRGEDFATQVRLRLTE, from the coding sequence TTGATCCCGGTCAAAGGCTTTTCAGGACAGAAAGTGGCCGTTTTGGGGCTGGGGCGGTCCGGTCTGGCAACCGCGCGCGCGTTGCGTGCGGGCGGGGCGGAACCGGTGTGCTGGGATGACAACCCGGCCACCCGTGAAACCGCCGAAGAAGAAGGCTTCACCTGCACCGACCTGCGCAAGCATGGAGCGTTTGACGACATCGCCTCGCTGATCGTTTCACCGGGCATTCCGCATCTCTATCCCGAACCGAACCCTGTGGTGGCCGCAGCCCTGGAAGCCGGTGTGCCCGTCGACAATGATATCGGTCTGTTCTTCCGCTCTTTCGCAGGGCCGGAATGGCATAACTATGACACCCCGCCTCGGGTGATTGCGGTGACGGGCTCGAACGGCAAATCGACGACTGCCGCTTTGATCCATCATATCCTGACCGAGGCCGGTCGCGAGGGGCAGTTGGCGGGCAACATAGGTCGCGGTGTTCTGGATATCGATCCGGGCGGTGATGGTTCGGTCGTGGTGCTGGAGCTTTCTAGCTATCAGACCGAGCTGGCCCGCGCTCTGACCCCCGATGTGGCGGTATTCACCAATCTGTCGCCCGATCATCTGGACCGACATGGTGGTATGGGTGGCTATTTCGCGGCCAAGCGGCGTCTCTTTGCCGAAGGCGGCCCCGACCGCGCGATCATCAGTGTCGACGAAACCGAAGGCGCGTTTCTGGCGGGGCAACTGGCCGAAGGCCCTGCGGATGACCGGGTGATCCGTGTCTCGGTCGCGCGGAAACTGACCGGGCCGGGCTGGCAGGTTTTTGCGCGCAAAGGGTTCCTGTCGGAATACCGCAAGGGGCGGCAGGCGGGGTCTATCGACCTCCGCGCGATCAAGGGTTTGCCTGGTGCGCATAATCACCAGAATGCTTGCGCGGCCTACGCGGCCTGCCGGTCGCTGGGCCTTGCTCCCCGCGTGATCGAAGACGCGCTGCATTCCTATCCGGGTCTGCCGCATCGCAGCCAGATCATCGCCGAGGCGGATGGGGTCACCTATGTCAACGACTCCAAGGCGACCAATGTCGACAGCGCCCTGAAAGCGCTTATGGCGTTCAAAAAGATCCGATGGATTTGCGGCGGTCTTGAGAAAGAGGGCGGCATATCAGCCCTGAACACGGCGACGGGCGAGGTCATCAAGGCGTATGTGATCGGACGCGAAGCGGCTGGTTTTGCGATGCAGCTCGAGACGGATACGCAGGTCTGTACGACGATGTCTGAAGCCGTTGAGCAGGCCATGGCGGATGCCCGACCTGGCGAGACAGTCCTACTGGCACCGGCTGCTGCCAGTTTCGACCAGTATGACAACTTCGAACAGCGCGGAGAGGATTTTGCAACGCAGGTCAGGCTCAGGCTGACAGAATAG
- a CDS encoding glycine zipper family protein, giving the protein MPFRRLSLILPAILVAGACTNTGANYQPIVDGPVGPNYNVDLQQCQQLAASQGSVDGSTAGNAAIGAVGAAAVTGIVQDSSDNLGRAAVAGALVGAGADVINKNQNKEVVVRNCMRGRGYNVVG; this is encoded by the coding sequence ATGCCATTTCGTAGACTTTCTCTGATCCTGCCTGCCATTCTTGTTGCGGGGGCCTGCACCAATACGGGTGCCAACTATCAGCCTATCGTGGACGGCCCGGTCGGTCCGAACTACAACGTGGACCTGCAGCAATGCCAACAACTGGCGGCATCGCAGGGCAGCGTTGATGGCTCTACCGCAGGGAACGCAGCAATTGGCGCAGTGGGTGCCGCGGCCGTTACTGGGATCGTTCAGGACAGCAGCGACAATCTTGGTCGCGCGGCTGTGGCAGGTGCCCTGGTTGGCGCTGGCGCAGATGTCATCAATAAAAACCAGAACAAAGAAGTCGTGGTGCGCAACTGCATGCGTGGGCGCGGGTATAACGTCGTAGGCTAA
- a CDS encoding NAD(P)/FAD-dependent oxidoreductase, which translates to MTYDTIILGAGAAGMMCAAHCGGRVLVIDHAKAPGEKIRISGGGRCNFTNIYAGPGNFLSQNPHFCKSALAKYTQWELIDLVGRHNIAWHEKTLGQLFCDGSSKQIIRMLLDELSGAGAELWVQTSLRDLRKTESGFALEVEREGQRQHLTCTNLVLATGGKSIPKMGATGLAYDIAGQFGLRMTETRAALVPFTFSDGRFRDLSGVSLPVRLSNDRTSFDEALLFTHRGLSGPSVLQLSSYWREGEAIQVNLIPDLPLLDLLRAQRQSAGRKALTTELARHLPARLVDYLCRIIPMSGKLADQSDAKLAELTSALSAWQLVPSGTEGYRTAEVTLGGINTDDLSSKTMEARDVPGLYAIGEAVDVTGWLGGYNFQWAWSSGHAAGIAIAAGH; encoded by the coding sequence ATGACCTACGACACGATCATCCTTGGAGCCGGGGCTGCCGGCATGATGTGTGCGGCCCATTGCGGTGGGCGCGTGCTGGTGATTGATCACGCCAAGGCACCCGGCGAGAAAATCCGCATCTCGGGCGGTGGGCGCTGCAATTTCACCAACATCTATGCGGGGCCGGGCAATTTTCTGTCGCAGAACCCGCATTTCTGCAAATCCGCCCTTGCAAAATACACGCAGTGGGAATTAATCGATCTGGTCGGACGTCACAACATCGCCTGGCATGAAAAAACCCTGGGCCAGCTATTCTGCGATGGCTCTTCGAAACAGATCATCCGGATGTTGCTGGATGAATTGAGCGGTGCAGGAGCAGAGCTGTGGGTTCAAACCTCTCTGCGTGATCTGCGCAAGACCGAAAGCGGCTTTGCACTGGAGGTTGAACGTGAAGGACAGCGGCAGCACCTGACCTGCACCAATCTGGTGCTGGCAACGGGCGGAAAATCGATCCCCAAGATGGGCGCGACCGGGCTGGCCTATGACATTGCCGGGCAATTCGGTCTGCGTATGACCGAAACACGCGCTGCATTGGTGCCATTTACCTTCTCGGATGGGCGGTTCAGGGACCTGTCCGGCGTTTCCCTGCCCGTGCGACTGTCGAATGATCGAACCAGCTTTGACGAGGCGCTGCTGTTCACCCATCGCGGCCTCAGCGGACCGTCAGTTTTGCAATTGTCGTCATACTGGCGCGAAGGTGAGGCCATCCAGGTGAACCTGATCCCCGATCTGCCCCTGCTTGATCTGTTGCGCGCACAGCGGCAAAGCGCAGGCCGCAAGGCGCTGACCACTGAATTGGCGCGGCATCTGCCGGCCCGGCTGGTCGACTACCTGTGCCGGATCATTCCGATGTCCGGGAAGCTGGCGGATCAGTCAGACGCGAAACTGGCCGAGCTGACCTCGGCCTTGTCTGCATGGCAACTGGTGCCGTCGGGAACCGAAGGGTATCGCACCGCCGAAGTCACCTTGGGCGGGATCAACACGGATGACTTGTCCTCGAAAACGATGGAGGCCAGGGATGTCCCCGGCCTCTATGCGATTGGTGAAGCGGTGGATGTCACCGGGTGGTTGGGCGGCTACAATTTCCAGTGGGCATGGTCATCAGGCCATGCCGCAGGTATTGCAATTGCCGCCGGGCATTAG
- a CDS encoding cupin domain-containing protein: MQFPEFISSFPKLDVPFPEDVVQTAVIRSDAGLVAFFTFLKDMELPLHSHGAQWGTVVEGEIELTIGGQTRTYRPGDSYSIPSGVEHGGIIKAGSRVIDVFEEPDRYPIKG, encoded by the coding sequence ATGCAGTTTCCCGAATTTATTTCGTCATTTCCAAAACTGGATGTGCCTTTTCCTGAAGACGTGGTGCAAACGGCCGTCATTCGATCAGATGCAGGGCTGGTCGCTTTCTTCACTTTCCTCAAGGACATGGAGCTTCCCCTGCATTCGCATGGTGCCCAATGGGGGACAGTAGTCGAGGGGGAAATTGAACTCACTATCGGTGGCCAGACCCGCACGTACCGCCCCGGCGACAGCTACTCGATCCCAAGCGGTGTGGAGCACGGAGGGATCATCAAGGCGGGGTCTCGTGTCATCGATGTGTTTGAAGAGCCCGACCGATATCCGATCAAAGGTTAG
- the ftsW gene encoding putative lipid II flippase FtsW, with protein sequence MTEMVYGAVQDQRGEPILPKWWRTIDRWTMSCVLILFAIGLLLGLASSPPLAGRNGFDPFHYVERQAIFGGLALIAMLLTSMMSPTLVRRLAVLGFLGAFVALVFLPVFGTDFGKGAVRWYSLGFASLQPSEFLKPGFIVVAAWLLAASQEINGPPGRIWSFALCMAIVGMLVMQPDFGQACLILFGWGVMYFVAGAPMLLLVGMAGFVVLGGMFAYSNSEHFARRIDGFLNQEVDPTTQLGYATNAIREGGLFGVGVGEGQVKWSLPDAHTDFIIAVAAEEYGLILVLIIIALYSLIVVRSLLRLMRERDMFIRLAGTGLACMFGVQAMINMGVAVRLLPAKGMTLPFVSYGGSSLIAGGIAVGMLLAFTRNRPQGELGDILRGRG encoded by the coding sequence ATGACTGAGATGGTGTATGGCGCGGTCCAGGACCAGCGCGGCGAACCGATTCTACCGAAATGGTGGCGTACAATCGATCGCTGGACGATGTCCTGCGTTCTGATCCTGTTTGCCATCGGTCTGTTGCTGGGGCTGGCTTCTTCGCCACCGCTGGCCGGGCGAAACGGGTTCGATCCGTTCCATTATGTCGAACGTCAGGCCATCTTCGGCGGATTGGCGCTGATTGCGATGCTGCTGACCTCGATGATGTCGCCGACGCTGGTGCGGCGGCTGGCAGTGCTGGGCTTCCTGGGGGCATTCGTGGCGCTGGTTTTCCTACCCGTGTTCGGAACTGATTTTGGCAAGGGCGCGGTGCGCTGGTACTCGCTGGGGTTTGCCTCGCTTCAGCCGTCCGAGTTTCTTAAACCCGGCTTCATCGTCGTCGCTGCATGGCTGCTGGCTGCCTCACAAGAGATAAACGGCCCGCCGGGGCGGATCTGGTCGTTTGCCCTTTGCATGGCGATAGTCGGCATGCTGGTGATGCAGCCTGATTTCGGCCAGGCCTGCCTGATCCTGTTCGGCTGGGGGGTGATGTACTTTGTCGCCGGGGCGCCGATGCTGCTGCTGGTCGGAATGGCCGGGTTTGTTGTCCTGGGTGGTATGTTTGCCTATTCTAATTCTGAACATTTTGCCCGTCGTATCGATGGCTTCCTGAATCAAGAGGTCGATCCGACCACGCAGTTGGGCTATGCCACCAACGCCATTCGTGAAGGTGGTTTGTTCGGTGTCGGGGTGGGTGAGGGGCAGGTGAAATGGTCTCTGCCGGACGCGCATACCGATTTCATCATTGCCGTCGCGGCCGAGGAATACGGCCTGATCCTGGTACTCATCATCATCGCGCTTTATTCGTTGATCGTGGTACGCTCGCTGCTGCGCCTGATGCGGGAACGCGACATGTTCATCCGTCTGGCGGGCACCGGTCTGGCGTGCATGTTCGGCGTGCAGGCGATGATCAACATGGGTGTTGCGGTACGTCTGCTGCCCGCGAAGGGTATGACGCTGCCTTTTGTCAGCTATGGCGGCTCATCGCTGATTGCAGGCGGTATTGCGGTCGGCATGCTGCTGGCCTTTACCCGAAACCGCCCACAGGGCGAACTTGGCGATATTCTACGCGGACGAGGATAA
- a CDS encoding UDP-N-acetylglucosamine--N-acetylmuramyl-(pentapeptide) pyrophosphoryl-undecaprenol N-acetylglucosamine transferase: MGTPYLLIAAGGTGGHMFPAQALAEAMLNKGWRVRLSTDPRGARYTGGFPHSTEIVEASSSTFARGGLVAKAMAGPKIAGGVASTMFQMMRDKPDVVVGFGGYPSIPALSAATMLKIPRMIHEQNGVLGRVNQLFATRVAQVACGVWPTDLPEGAHGIHTGNPVRAAVLDRAAAGYIPPGDYPMSVLVMGGSQGARILSDVVPGAIAELPEDIRNHIRVSHQARDEDGERVTAFYNDHGIRADVQPFFDDVPRRMSDAQLVISRSGASSVADISVIGRPSILIPFAAAAGDHQTANARGLVQAGGAIMIPEKALDVPALTQQITTVLTNPEAAQKMAHAALSVGAPDATERLAALVEQLAQKETT, encoded by the coding sequence ATGGGGACTCCATACCTGTTGATTGCGGCTGGTGGGACCGGGGGGCACATGTTCCCCGCTCAGGCGCTGGCCGAGGCGATGCTGAACAAGGGCTGGCGAGTGCGCCTGTCTACCGACCCGCGCGGCGCCCGCTATACCGGAGGTTTCCCGCATTCGACCGAGATTGTCGAGGCGTCTTCATCCACTTTCGCGCGTGGCGGCCTGGTGGCCAAGGCTATGGCCGGTCCCAAGATCGCGGGCGGCGTCGCCAGCACGATGTTCCAGATGATGCGGGACAAGCCCGATGTTGTTGTGGGCTTCGGCGGGTATCCTTCGATCCCGGCGCTGAGCGCAGCGACCATGCTTAAAATCCCCCGCATGATCCACGAACAGAACGGAGTGTTGGGGCGTGTGAACCAGTTGTTCGCCACCCGCGTCGCGCAGGTGGCCTGCGGTGTCTGGCCCACGGACCTGCCCGAAGGCGCACATGGCATCCACACTGGCAACCCGGTCCGGGCTGCCGTTCTGGACCGCGCCGCAGCCGGTTACATTCCGCCCGGTGATTACCCGATGTCGGTCCTTGTCATGGGCGGGTCGCAAGGCGCCCGCATCCTCAGCGATGTTGTGCCCGGAGCCATCGCCGAACTGCCCGAAGACATCCGCAATCACATCCGCGTCTCGCATCAGGCGCGGGACGAGGACGGCGAGCGCGTCACAGCCTTCTACAACGACCACGGCATTCGCGCCGATGTGCAGCCCTTCTTCGATGATGTCCCCCGTCGCATGTCGGATGCCCAGCTGGTGATCTCACGTTCGGGCGCGTCCAGCGTTGCCGATATCTCGGTCATCGGGCGCCCGTCGATCCTGATCCCCTTTGCCGCAGCCGCCGGAGATCATCAGACGGCCAACGCACGTGGGTTGGTACAGGCGGGCGGGGCCATCATGATCCCGGAAAAGGCACTTGACGTTCCTGCGTTGACACAGCAAATCACCACGGTTCTCACGAACCCTGAAGCCGCACAGAAAATGGCCCACGCCGCCTTGTCTGTCGGGGCACCCGACGCCACCGAGCGTCTGGCTGCCCTCGTCGAGCAATTGGCGCAGAAGGAGACCACATGA
- the murC gene encoding UDP-N-acetylmuramate--L-alanine ligase yields the protein MNPATKLPQDVGPIHFVGIGGIGMSGIAEVLLNLGYRVQGSDLKASKITDRLASLGAEIFVGQRAENLENAAVVVVSTAIKPGNPELDEARAQGLPVVRRADMLAELMRLRSNIAIAGTHGKTTTTTMMAELMVAGDFDPTVINGGIIHAYGSNARMGQGEWMVVEADESDGSFNRLPATIAIVTNIDPEHMEHWGDFDKLRDGFHEFVSNLPFYGLAVCCTDHAEVQTLVGRITDRRVRTYGFNAQADVRAENLTYKVGVAHFDIHLQYEDKVIEGCTLPMPGDHNVSNALSAVAVARHLGMKASEIREALANFGGVNRRFTKVGEVDGVTIIDDYGHHPVEIAAVLKAARQATEGRVIAVHQPHRYSRLSNLFDDFCTCFNDADVVAIADIFAAGEDPIEGASRDDLVQGLIRHGHRHARALLDENDLERLVLEQARPGDMVVCLGAGTISAWANALPERLQRKQAV from the coding sequence ATGAACCCAGCAACCAAACTTCCGCAGGACGTGGGGCCGATTCACTTTGTGGGGATCGGCGGGATCGGGATGTCAGGTATCGCCGAGGTGCTGCTCAATCTGGGTTACCGGGTGCAGGGCTCGGACCTCAAGGCATCGAAAATCACCGACCGGCTGGCAAGTCTGGGGGCCGAGATCTTTGTCGGTCAACGTGCTGAGAACCTTGAAAATGCTGCGGTTGTAGTTGTTTCGACCGCGATCAAACCGGGCAATCCGGAACTGGACGAAGCCCGGGCGCAGGGCCTGCCTGTTGTCCGCAGGGCTGACATGTTGGCCGAACTGATGCGCTTGCGCTCGAATATTGCCATCGCGGGGACTCATGGCAAGACGACCACGACCACCATGATGGCAGAACTGATGGTGGCGGGGGATTTCGACCCGACTGTGATCAATGGCGGCATCATCCATGCCTATGGCTCGAATGCCCGTATGGGACAGGGCGAATGGATGGTCGTCGAAGCGGATGAATCCGACGGCTCGTTCAACCGCCTGCCCGCGACCATCGCCATCGTCACCAATATCGACCCCGAGCATATGGAGCATTGGGGCGATTTCGACAAATTGCGCGACGGCTTCCATGAATTCGTATCGAACCTGCCTTTCTATGGCCTGGCCGTCTGTTGCACGGATCACGCCGAGGTTCAGACGCTTGTCGGGCGTATCACCGACCGTCGAGTGCGCACTTATGGCTTCAACGCGCAGGCCGACGTGCGGGCCGAGAACCTGACCTACAAAGTCGGCGTTGCGCATTTTGATATCCATCTGCAATACGAAGACAAGGTGATCGAAGGCTGCACCCTGCCGATGCCCGGAGACCATAATGTCTCGAACGCGCTGTCCGCCGTGGCCGTTGCCCGCCATCTGGGCATGAAAGCCTCGGAAATCCGCGAAGCGCTGGCCAATTTTGGTGGCGTCAACCGCCGCTTCACCAAGGTCGGAGAAGTCGACGGCGTCACCATCATCGACGACTACGGCCACCACCCGGTCGAAATTGCGGCTGTTCTGAAAGCCGCGCGTCAGGCGACCGAAGGCCGCGTGATCGCTGTGCACCAACCGCATCGCTATTCGCGCCTGTCCAACCTGTTCGACGATTTCTGCACCTGTTTCAACGACGCCGATGTCGTGGCCATTGCCGACATTTTTGCCGCCGGCGAAGACCCGATCGAAGGCGCATCGCGTGATGATCTGGTACAGGGCCTGATCCGTCACGGTCACCGTCACGCCCGCGCGCTGCTGGACGAAAACGATCTTGAACGACTTGTGCTGGAACAGGCCCGTCCTGGCGATATGGTGGTCTGTCTCGGGGCCGGCACGATCAGCGCCTGGGCCAATGCTCTGCCCGAGAGATTGCAACGAAAACAAGCTGTTTGA
- a CDS encoding DUF2484 family protein: protein MDYSMILAALWVICATIVAFLPMRLQFPPGVTLLICAPVLIVWLGYDHGWFWSVFAFGGFVSMFRNPIRFYWRKWVRGEVME, encoded by the coding sequence GTGGACTATTCGATGATCCTTGCCGCCCTCTGGGTGATCTGTGCCACGATCGTGGCGTTCTTACCGATGCGCCTGCAGTTCCCGCCGGGTGTGACCCTGCTGATCTGTGCTCCGGTTCTGATCGTCTGGCTGGGTTATGACCACGGTTGGTTCTGGTCCGTTTTTGCCTTTGGCGGTTTCGTTTCGATGTTCCGCAACCCCATCCGGTTCTATTGGCGGAAATGGGTGCGAGGGGAGGTTATGGAGTGA
- a CDS encoding DUF2484 family protein, with protein sequence MNWSIALAGLWGVSANLLAMIPSKDNHWTRAYILIAVGIPILGYVTYQNGPWIGLLVLAMGMSVLRWPVIYLTRWTKTKMQGMKAADE encoded by the coding sequence GTGAACTGGTCCATCGCCCTTGCCGGTCTGTGGGGCGTTTCCGCGAATCTGCTGGCAATGATCCCCAGCAAAGACAACCACTGGACGCGCGCCTATATCCTGATCGCCGTGGGCATTCCGATTCTGGGGTATGTCACCTATCAAAACGGACCGTGGATCGGCTTGCTGGTGCTGGCCATGGGGATGTCCGTGCTGCGCTGGCCTGTCATTTATCTGACCCGTTGGACAAAGACGAAGATGCAGGGCATGAAGGCGGCTGACGAATAA
- the murB gene encoding UDP-N-acetylmuramate dehydrogenase, with amino-acid sequence MTTLPAPKGRLSRARPLSDLTWLRVGGPADYLFQPADVEDLQAFLRELPAETPIFPIGVGSNLIVRDGGLRAVVVRLGRGFNTISVDGNTVTAGAAALDAHVARKAADAGVDLTFLRTIPGSVGGAVRMNAGCYGSYTADVLRKAIIVTRQGDLVDLTPEDLNFRYRQTDLPEGAVLISAVFEAPSGNPEDLHTRMEAQLKKRDETQPTKDRSAGSTFRNPAGFSSTGQADDVHDLKAWKVIDDAGMRGATLGGAQMSPKHSNFLINTGSATAADLEGLGEEVRKKVYETSGITLEWEIMRVGDPLKE; translated from the coding sequence ATGACAACGCTTCCCGCTCCCAAAGGTCGCCTGTCTCGGGCGCGTCCTCTCTCTGACCTCACGTGGCTTCGTGTTGGCGGTCCGGCTGATTACCTGTTCCAGCCTGCCGATGTCGAAGACCTGCAAGCGTTCCTGCGGGAACTGCCCGCAGAAACCCCGATCTTTCCGATCGGTGTCGGTTCGAACCTGATTGTTCGGGATGGGGGTCTACGGGCCGTTGTGGTCCGGTTGGGGCGCGGATTCAATACGATCTCGGTTGACGGCAATACGGTTACGGCAGGGGCTGCGGCGCTGGATGCGCATGTGGCACGCAAGGCGGCGGACGCCGGTGTCGACCTGACCTTTCTGCGCACCATTCCGGGATCCGTCGGCGGTGCGGTGCGCATGAATGCAGGGTGTTATGGCAGTTACACGGCGGATGTGTTGCGTAAGGCCATCATTGTCACCCGGCAAGGGGACCTTGTGGACCTGACACCCGAAGACTTGAATTTTCGCTATCGCCAGACGGACCTGCCGGAAGGTGCAGTGCTGATTTCGGCTGTGTTCGAGGCCCCTTCAGGCAATCCCGAAGATCTCCATACCCGTATGGAGGCGCAGTTGAAAAAACGCGACGAAACCCAGCCCACCAAGGATCGCAGCGCGGGGTCGACCTTTCGCAATCCGGCCGGGTTTTCCTCGACCGGGCAGGCGGATGATGTGCATGATCTCAAGGCGTGGAAGGTGATCGATGACGCGGGCATGCGCGGCGCGACGCTTGGCGGTGCGCAGATGAGCCCGAAACACTCGAATTTCCTGATCAACACCGGCTCGGCCACCGCTGCCGACCTCGAAGGCCTTGGCGAAGAGGTGCGAAAAAAGGTTTACGAAACAAGCGGCATCACGCTAGAGTGGGAAATCATGCGGGTCGGAGATCCGCTGAAAGAATAA
- a CDS encoding D-alanine--D-alanine ligase, translated as MGMSSRTNPKVAVLMGGPSAEREVSLSSGRECAAALVGEDFEVVELDAGPDLCARLANIKPDVVFNALHGRWGEDGCVQGLLEWMRIPYTHSGVLASALAMDKQRSKDVYQAEGLPVVPSVIVPRLEVIEAHVMEPPYVAKPNNEGSSVGIYIVHENANGPPQLSEDMPDQIMVEKYVAGRELTVTVMGDRALTVTEIMTDGGWYDYDAKYKPGGSWHVLPADVPPDIFDRCMDYALRAHVALGCRGVSRTDFRWDDGMGADGLFLLETNTQPGMTPTSLAPEQAAHLDMTFGQLCAWMVEDASCDR; from the coding sequence TTGGGTATGTCGAGCAGGACAAACCCCAAAGTGGCGGTATTGATGGGTGGCCCCTCGGCGGAACGCGAGGTGTCTCTCAGCTCTGGGCGCGAATGCGCAGCCGCCCTTGTGGGAGAAGACTTTGAGGTGGTCGAACTGGACGCAGGTCCCGACCTCTGCGCGCGCCTTGCGAACATCAAGCCAGATGTGGTTTTCAATGCCCTGCACGGCCGCTGGGGTGAAGATGGCTGTGTGCAGGGCCTGCTGGAATGGATGCGCATTCCCTACACACATTCCGGCGTGTTGGCCTCGGCCCTGGCAATGGACAAGCAACGCAGCAAGGACGTCTATCAGGCCGAAGGTCTGCCTGTCGTTCCAAGTGTGATCGTTCCAAGGCTTGAGGTGATCGAAGCCCACGTGATGGAGCCGCCCTATGTGGCCAAGCCAAACAACGAAGGCTCCAGCGTTGGGATTTACATCGTCCACGAAAATGCCAATGGCCCGCCGCAGCTGTCCGAAGACATGCCCGATCAGATCATGGTCGAGAAATATGTTGCGGGGCGTGAACTGACCGTAACGGTGATGGGCGACCGCGCCCTGACCGTGACCGAGATCATGACCGATGGTGGTTGGTATGACTATGATGCCAAGTACAAACCGGGCGGATCATGGCACGTTCTGCCTGCCGATGTGCCACCGGACATCTTTGATCGCTGCATGGATTACGCCCTGCGCGCGCATGTTGCCTTGGGGTGCAGGGGCGTCAGCCGCACCGATTTCCGCTGGGATGACGGCATGGGCGCCGATGGGCTGTTCCTGCTTGAGACCAACACCCAGCCCGGCATGACGCCGACATCTCTGGCCCCGGAACAGGCCGCCCACCTGGACATGACATTCGGCCAGCTTTGCGCCTGGATGGTGGAGGACGCCTCATGCGACCGCTGA